The following are from one region of the Simiduia agarivorans SA1 = DSM 21679 genome:
- a CDS encoding energy transducer TonB — protein MAKSNGIREGAVKIQYTVLSTGLVSGIEVMELTGDPRWIQAVTSTVQRWKYKASPKE, from the coding sequence ATCGCCAAGAGTAACGGAATAAGAGAGGGTGCAGTAAAGATTCAGTATACTGTCCTTTCAACTGGTTTAGTCAGTGGGATCGAAGTAATGGAATTAACTGGAGATCCGAGGTGGATTCAGGCAGTAACTAGCACCGTGCAGCGCTGGAAGTACAAGGCATCTCCAAAAGAGTAA
- a CDS encoding AEC family transporter, with product MGTDYIASISFTLGVIAPIFLIVLVGLLLRRTGQITPDFIAVASKLVFNICLPLLMFIAITESDVQFAQSWRLAVFSAVFAACSFFVAWFVAGWAGVAPVDRGVAVQSAFRSNLGIIGIALCANAYGQAGLAVGALILAAVTPLYNVFSIYALTRCSDADKSINWLSLTINIVKNPLVMSILLAFVCVALNWRLPAIVHDAGSYLSRMTLPLALLTIGGSLSLTALKASSRLSTVVVFSKLVVVPLAVGAGAWWFGFRGIELGCLVLMFASPTAAAAFVMARAIGGNAALASNTIALSTLLSLVTLSVYLYWLVAMGAVTG from the coding sequence ATGGGCACAGACTACATCGCGTCTATCAGCTTTACCTTGGGTGTCATAGCGCCCATCTTCCTTATTGTGCTTGTCGGTCTCTTGCTGCGGCGCACGGGTCAGATCACCCCGGATTTTATCGCTGTTGCTTCTAAGCTGGTGTTCAATATTTGTTTGCCGCTTCTGATGTTTATCGCTATTACCGAAAGCGATGTGCAATTTGCCCAGAGTTGGCGGTTAGCGGTGTTTTCGGCTGTGTTTGCGGCTTGTTCATTTTTTGTTGCCTGGTTTGTTGCGGGCTGGGCCGGTGTTGCCCCGGTAGATCGCGGTGTGGCGGTACAAAGTGCATTCAGAAGTAACCTGGGCATTATTGGCATTGCGCTATGCGCGAATGCTTATGGCCAGGCAGGCTTGGCGGTGGGCGCGTTGATTCTGGCGGCGGTGACACCCTTGTATAACGTTTTTTCAATCTATGCGTTAACGCGTTGCTCTGACGCGGACAAGTCCATTAACTGGCTTTCGCTGACCATAAACATTGTTAAAAACCCCTTGGTGATGTCGATTTTATTGGCATTTGTCTGTGTGGCGTTGAACTGGCGACTACCTGCAATTGTGCACGACGCCGGCAGTTACCTCAGCCGGATGACGCTGCCTTTGGCGCTGCTCACCATTGGTGGCAGTTTGTCGTTAACGGCGTTGAAAGCGTCGTCGAGGCTGTCCACTGTTGTGGTGTTCAGTAAATTGGTGGTGGTGCCATTAGCGGTGGGTGCCGGTGCCTGGTGGTTTGGTTTCAGGGGTATAGAGCTGGGTTGTCTGGTGCTGATGTTTGCCAGCCCAACGGCTGCCGCCGCGTTCGTGATGGCGCGTGCCATTGGCGGCAATGCGGCGCTGGCGTCGAATACGATTGCACTGAGTACGCTGCTCAGTCTGGTTACGTTGAGCGTATACCTCTATTGGTTGGTCGCCATGGGCGCTGTTACCGGTTAG
- a CDS encoding alpha/beta hydrolase: MNKPLVVETGPNPTAAVIWLHGLGASGHDFEPIVPHLQLPQDLAVRFLFPHAPSRPVTINGGYVMPAWYDILAMDFERKIDQQQIQQSSDGIAALIQSQIAQGIDSRRIIVMGFSQGGAVAYHCALQFPQPLAGVMGLSTYFATHTTVEPNGANADIPVAIFHGTHDDVVPEAMGIAARRQLSDKGLQPTYVSYPMAHEVCLEEIRDISSQLQQWLAPAR, from the coding sequence ATGAATAAGCCCCTCGTCGTTGAAACCGGTCCCAACCCCACCGCCGCCGTCATCTGGCTGCACGGCCTCGGCGCCTCGGGCCATGACTTTGAGCCCATTGTGCCGCACCTGCAGCTGCCACAAGATCTGGCCGTGCGGTTTTTGTTTCCCCATGCGCCCAGCCGGCCGGTGACGATTAACGGCGGCTACGTGATGCCCGCCTGGTACGACATTCTGGCCATGGATTTTGAACGCAAGATTGACCAACAACAGATTCAGCAATCCAGTGATGGCATTGCGGCGCTGATCCAAAGCCAGATTGCGCAGGGCATCGACAGCCGGCGGATAATTGTCATGGGCTTCTCCCAGGGTGGCGCCGTGGCCTACCATTGCGCCCTGCAATTTCCCCAGCCTTTGGCGGGCGTGATGGGCCTTTCCACCTACTTCGCCACCCATACAACCGTCGAACCCAACGGCGCTAATGCCGACATTCCGGTAGCCATATTCCACGGCACTCACGACGACGTGGTGCCGGAAGCCATGGGCATAGCCGCCCGACGCCAGCTCAGTGACAAGGGTTTACAGCCAACGTATGTCAGCTACCCCATGGCACATGAAGTATGTCTGGAAGAAATCCGGGACATCAGCAGCCAATTACAACAGTGGCTCGCACCGGCCCGCTAA
- a CDS encoding methyltransferase, translating into MSHHTQFTSAFGGLSLFRYSRSRTRTEANLQAWDAADTLLLAHLAKQSTLGRVLVLNDSSGALVCALAQSGRAEAITSAGDSWVAQRAAEENLARNGLTGVNFCSSIDLPDGPVDTLLIKLPKALRLLADQLCRYRALLHQNTQVIFAGMVKHMSAGHFTTIESLLGPTTTSLAEKKARLIFAPVALPASPLPAPVQYQYQGLPLIALANVFSGESLDIGARCLLKHFPEQLPGPRVADLGCGNGILGLWAAKKLPDARVDFYDESMMAVASAEQNAAAWGLADRCRAICGDGMALAEDETYDVILCNPPFHQQQVVGDFIARQMFHDARRCLRAGGELWVVANRHMNYHQSLKRLFGDCTTRSDDTKFVVLTSVKA; encoded by the coding sequence GTGTCACATCATACTCAATTTACCAGTGCATTTGGCGGCTTATCCCTGTTCCGCTACAGCCGCAGCCGGACCCGTACAGAGGCTAACCTGCAAGCGTGGGATGCGGCCGATACGCTGCTGTTGGCGCATCTGGCCAAGCAATCCACCTTGGGGCGGGTATTGGTGCTGAATGACAGCAGCGGTGCCTTGGTGTGCGCATTAGCCCAGAGCGGCCGCGCAGAGGCCATTACCAGCGCGGGGGATTCCTGGGTGGCACAGCGCGCGGCAGAGGAAAATCTGGCGCGCAACGGCCTGACCGGCGTGAACTTTTGCTCAAGTATCGATCTGCCCGATGGCCCGGTGGATACATTGTTGATCAAATTGCCCAAGGCGCTGCGTTTGTTGGCGGATCAACTGTGTCGTTATCGCGCCCTGTTACATCAAAACACGCAAGTGATATTTGCCGGTATGGTCAAGCATATGAGTGCGGGCCACTTCACTACCATTGAATCGTTACTCGGCCCCACCACCACGTCACTGGCAGAGAAAAAAGCGCGGCTGATTTTTGCCCCGGTGGCGTTGCCTGCATCGCCGTTACCTGCGCCTGTGCAATACCAGTACCAGGGCCTGCCACTTATCGCCCTGGCCAATGTATTCAGTGGCGAATCACTGGACATTGGCGCACGCTGCCTGCTCAAACATTTTCCCGAACAGTTGCCGGGACCACGGGTGGCAGACCTGGGCTGTGGCAATGGCATTCTGGGTTTGTGGGCGGCAAAAAAACTTCCAGACGCGCGCGTGGATTTTTATGACGAATCCATGATGGCGGTTGCCAGTGCAGAACAGAATGCCGCGGCCTGGGGGCTGGCAGATCGCTGCCGCGCCATTTGTGGCGACGGCATGGCACTGGCGGAAGACGAGACCTACGATGTGATTCTGTGCAATCCGCCGTTTCATCAACAACAGGTGGTGGGGGATTTTATTGCCCGGCAGATGTTCCATGACGCGCGCCGCTGCTTGCGGGCGGGCGGCGAGCTGTGGGTGGTGGCCAACCGGCACATGAACTATCACCAAAGCCTGAAGCGGTTGTTCGGCGATTGCACTACCCGCAGCGACGACACGAAGTTTGTGGTGCTGACCTCGGTAAAAGCGTGA
- a CDS encoding MAPEG family protein, with amino-acid sequence MSIAIGCLILAAALIYIAKIPVAVAMAKLDGRYDNHHPRAQQARLTGFGARALAAHQNAIEAFPLFAAGVLAALWAGAALETVNTLCIVFIVARVIYMVLYWMDLDKLRSTVWFVGLIASFWLMALAV; translated from the coding sequence ATGAGTATTGCAATCGGGTGTTTGATTCTGGCGGCGGCATTGATTTATATCGCCAAAATTCCGGTGGCGGTAGCCATGGCCAAACTCGATGGTCGCTACGATAATCACCATCCCCGGGCGCAACAAGCCCGGCTTACGGGATTTGGCGCACGGGCGCTGGCGGCTCACCAGAATGCCATTGAAGCGTTTCCACTGTTTGCGGCCGGGGTCCTGGCCGCACTCTGGGCGGGGGCGGCACTGGAAACAGTGAACACCTTGTGTATCGTGTTCATCGTCGCACGGGTGATTTATATGGTGTTGTACTGGATGGACCTGGACAAGCTCCGGTCCACGGTCTGGTTCGTGGGGTTAATTGCGAGCTTCTGGCTTATGGCGTTAGCGGTCTGA
- a CDS encoding DUF2058 domain-containing protein, translating into MASLQEQLLKAGLADKKKAKEINKQKRKDKQVARRSTDAPVDEIKAAAEAARLQKVEKDRALNAERDALAQEKAIAAQIRQLIVTNRQSKKGGELAYNFTHGKKIKKIYVTEELQKHLIAGRLVIAMLDEQAEIVPRVIGEKIAERNADLVILPAQAAEVQEDDPYADYQIPDDLMW; encoded by the coding sequence ATGGCATCGTTGCAGGAACAATTGCTGAAAGCAGGCTTGGCCGACAAAAAGAAGGCCAAGGAAATTAACAAGCAAAAACGCAAAGACAAACAGGTCGCACGGCGCAGTACCGACGCGCCTGTGGACGAGATAAAAGCGGCGGCAGAAGCGGCGCGTTTGCAAAAAGTCGAGAAAGACCGGGCGCTCAATGCCGAGCGGGACGCACTGGCACAGGAAAAGGCCATCGCGGCACAAATCCGGCAATTGATTGTTACCAATCGTCAGTCCAAGAAAGGCGGCGAGCTGGCATACAACTTTACCCACGGCAAAAAGATCAAAAAAATCTACGTTACGGAAGAATTGCAAAAACACCTGATTGCCGGACGGCTGGTGATTGCCATGCTGGACGAGCAGGCGGAAATCGTGCCGCGGGTGATCGGCGAAAAAATTGCCGAACGCAATGCCGACCTGGTGATTTTACCCGCGCAGGCTGCCGAGGTGCAGGAAGATGATCCCTATGCGGATTATCAGATCCCGGACGATCTGATGTGGTAA
- a CDS encoding VOC family protein produces the protein MDLGAFSVSLAVKDIHASRQFYSALGFNEIAGDIAQNWLIMKNGQHVIGLFQGMFDNNILTFNPRWHQDCTENPDAPDIRDIQAALKAAGIALDSEVDPNSQGPASLTLTDPDGNTLLLDQHC, from the coding sequence ATGGATTTAGGCGCATTTTCTGTCAGCCTGGCGGTCAAAGATATTCACGCCTCCAGGCAGTTTTACTCGGCATTGGGTTTTAACGAGATCGCTGGCGACATCGCGCAAAACTGGCTGATTATGAAGAATGGCCAGCACGTGATTGGCCTGTTTCAGGGCATGTTCGACAACAACATACTCACCTTCAACCCACGCTGGCATCAGGACTGCACGGAAAATCCGGACGCCCCCGATATACGGGACATTCAGGCCGCACTGAAAGCGGCGGGCATTGCGCTGGATTCGGAAGTCGATCCCAACTCGCAGGGGCCGGCCAGCCTCACGTTGACAGACCCGGACGGCAACACCCTTTTACTGGACCAGCACTGCTGA
- a CDS encoding DUF1415 domain-containing protein: MKSESEMIAAVTQWVEDVVIGLNLCPFARKPQRAGLVRYQVSGARDEEALLADMAYECGLLAELPASELETTLIIVPGCLAAFEDYNQFLDLAEALIAHLGYTGEFQLASFHPDYQFAGTEPGDAENLTNRAPYPVLHLIREASIEKVLAHYPDPEAIPEHNIRRVSALSADERARLFPYLFGGHLSGG, translated from the coding sequence ATGAAGTCCGAATCGGAAATGATCGCTGCGGTGACACAGTGGGTAGAGGACGTGGTCATTGGCCTCAACCTGTGCCCGTTTGCACGCAAGCCCCAGCGGGCGGGCCTGGTGCGCTATCAGGTGTCGGGCGCCCGGGACGAAGAAGCACTTCTGGCCGACATGGCCTACGAGTGCGGATTACTCGCCGAACTGCCGGCCAGTGAACTCGAAACCACCCTGATCATTGTGCCCGGATGCCTGGCGGCGTTTGAGGACTACAACCAGTTTCTGGATCTGGCCGAGGCGCTGATTGCGCATTTGGGTTATACCGGTGAATTTCAGTTGGCGAGCTTTCACCCGGATTACCAGTTCGCCGGCACCGAGCCCGGGGATGCGGAAAATCTCACCAATCGCGCGCCCTATCCGGTATTGCACCTGATTCGGGAAGCGTCGATTGAGAAAGTCCTGGCGCACTATCCGGATCCTGAAGCCATACCCGAACACAATATCCGGCGCGTGTCCGCGCTGAGCGCAGACGAACGCGCGCGGCTCTTTCCGTATTTATTCGGTGGCCATTTGTCGGGTGGATAG
- a CDS encoding carboxymuconolactone decarboxylase family protein: MTDRLTRGEAIRRQVMGDAHVDRSLNKVSDFDRDLQRYVMESAWGSVWDRDSAVLPRKTRSLMTLSMLIALRATEELKGHVRGAINNGCSEAEIREVILHSAAYCGCPAALAASRAAAEVLAELKSA; this comes from the coding sequence ATGACAGATCGGTTAACGCGGGGCGAAGCCATTCGCCGGCAAGTCATGGGGGACGCGCATGTAGATCGTTCGCTTAACAAGGTGTCGGACTTTGACCGCGATCTTCAACGCTACGTGATGGAGTCCGCCTGGGGCAGTGTCTGGGATCGCGACAGCGCGGTGTTGCCGCGCAAGACGCGTAGCCTGATGACTCTGAGTATGTTGATTGCGCTGCGCGCTACTGAAGAATTGAAGGGGCATGTGCGGGGCGCAATTAACAACGGTTGCTCCGAAGCGGAAATCCGCGAAGTCATTTTGCATTCGGCGGCCTACTGTGGTTGTCCCGCAGCGTTGGCGGCGAGCAGGGCGGCCGCGGAGGTGTTGGCCGAGCTGAAGTCAGCCTGA
- a CDS encoding patatin-like phospholipase family protein, whose translation MSETHNFDDVSAAESRWIEQRRQKAGVAPAKPRVGVAFSGGGIRSACFHLGFLEALIEAGKMKQVDYLSTVSGGGYTGSCFQWLKHQAETADDDHLFSQRANGGNVLGWLRAHGKYLIDGKGVNSMTLFAALLASTLFNLLIVLPVLLFVIWLFGLPHAAVDWPQGWHMPGADQIEGHVGYLLALGFSGFFLGLYLLVIPTMAFWRQRIHSHNFAPRRWMGNLLTAALVLGLIGSLPMVAQLGDMLVAMAGEESIETLGKHMSYLLPLVGGATALRFGALRPKLAMMGITLLLYGITALCYHLVFHMGLVETTGFWIWLSIALVLAAFASINRTSMHSYYLARLCNAFFVRKEGNDRDHSGDMLLCNLNPETGAPLPLINTTLTTRNSKKRLWRDRLGASFTLSPLYCGSPVTGFAKSEVFQSGRMTLGESMTTSGAAVDPGTAQTANWALSFLMALLNFRLGFWTKAPRAAGARFSHMPYWLIFREMFGIGMSETESNIHLTDGGHFENLGVYELLRRELPVIIAGDAGADPETNLSDLQLLIQHAIADFDCLIKIDVDELMSKKGNEHASCFATGRIHYASGKEGVLIYVKSLLTPESPTLLKSFALTDNAFPNDSTADQFFDEMHFDAYRVLGKFNLHQALNEHPTLFDSPA comes from the coding sequence ATGAGCGAAACCCATAACTTCGACGATGTGAGTGCGGCCGAAAGCCGCTGGATTGAACAACGCCGGCAGAAGGCCGGCGTTGCGCCGGCAAAACCCCGCGTGGGCGTGGCGTTTTCCGGCGGCGGTATCCGCTCGGCCTGCTTTCATCTGGGTTTTCTGGAAGCGCTGATTGAGGCCGGCAAGATGAAACAGGTGGATTACCTGTCCACCGTGTCCGGTGGCGGCTATACCGGCAGCTGCTTCCAGTGGTTAAAGCATCAGGCCGAAACCGCCGACGACGACCACCTGTTCAGTCAGCGCGCCAATGGCGGCAATGTGCTGGGCTGGCTGCGCGCGCACGGCAAATACCTGATCGACGGCAAAGGCGTGAACAGCATGACGCTGTTCGCGGCCCTGCTGGCCAGTACGCTATTCAACTTGCTCATCGTATTGCCGGTATTGTTGTTTGTGATCTGGCTGTTTGGCCTGCCCCATGCCGCCGTGGACTGGCCCCAGGGCTGGCATATGCCGGGCGCGGATCAGATCGAAGGCCACGTGGGCTACCTGCTTGCGCTTGGTTTCAGCGGATTTTTCCTGGGGCTCTACCTGCTGGTGATTCCCACCATGGCGTTCTGGCGCCAGCGCATACACAGTCACAATTTTGCTCCCCGGCGCTGGATGGGCAATCTGCTCACCGCAGCATTGGTGCTGGGGCTGATTGGCAGCCTGCCCATGGTGGCACAACTGGGCGACATGCTGGTGGCCATGGCCGGCGAAGAATCCATCGAGACCCTTGGCAAACACATGAGCTACCTGTTGCCGTTGGTGGGCGGCGCCACGGCGCTCAGATTCGGGGCACTGCGCCCGAAGCTCGCCATGATGGGCATTACCCTGTTGCTCTACGGCATCACCGCCTTGTGTTATCACCTGGTGTTTCACATGGGGCTGGTGGAAACCACCGGCTTCTGGATATGGCTCAGTATTGCGCTGGTGCTGGCCGCCTTCGCGAGCATTAACCGCACCAGTATGCACAGCTACTACCTGGCCCGTTTGTGCAATGCGTTTTTTGTGCGCAAGGAAGGCAACGACCGGGACCATTCCGGCGATATGCTGTTGTGCAACCTCAACCCCGAAACCGGTGCACCCCTGCCGCTGATCAATACCACACTCACCACCCGCAATTCCAAAAAGCGCTTGTGGCGCGATCGGCTCGGCGCCAGTTTTACCCTGTCACCGCTTTACTGCGGCTCGCCCGTGACCGGGTTTGCCAAGAGCGAAGTTTTTCAGTCTGGCCGTATGACCCTGGGCGAATCCATGACCACCTCCGGTGCCGCCGTGGACCCGGGTACCGCGCAAACCGCGAACTGGGCGCTAAGCTTTCTGATGGCGCTGCTGAATTTCCGCTTGGGCTTCTGGACCAAAGCACCGCGCGCCGCCGGCGCCCGCTTCAGCCACATGCCTTACTGGCTGATTTTTCGTGAAATGTTTGGCATCGGCATGAGTGAAACGGAAAGCAACATTCACCTCACCGATGGCGGCCACTTCGAAAACCTCGGCGTGTATGAATTATTGCGCCGCGAGCTGCCGGTGATAATCGCCGGCGATGCCGGTGCCGACCCTGAAACCAATTTGTCCGATTTGCAGTTGCTGATTCAGCACGCCATAGCGGATTTTGATTGCCTGATCAAAATTGATGTGGACGAACTGATGAGCAAAAAAGGCAATGAACATGCCAGCTGTTTTGCCACCGGCCGCATTCACTATGCCTCTGGTAAAGAGGGTGTGTTGATCTACGTGAAGAGCCTGCTCACGCCTGAAAGCCCCACGCTGCTCAAGAGTTTTGCACTCACAGACAACGCCTTTCCCAACGACAGCACCGCAGACCAGTTTTTTGACGAGATGCATTTCGACGCCTACCGTGTGTTAGGTAAATTCAATTTGCATCAGGCCCTGAATGAGCACCCCACCCTGTTCGACAGCCCGGCCTGA
- a CDS encoding di-heme-cytochrome C peroxidase — MKGIIKLIKWLLILGFAAAALVVGGFVFFVETSKSLQPPEEVTQKTVYLNQNWTQAERDTYYYTPQGTSVPQGANLTALRYNWFINLEMPLSEQRFADPANMRRFKFIVDPVASSANPDHLPVGFTKHFNQDLGEDVLDISCAACHMGELHYKKDGINYAVRVDGGQAMHAFTDLNRGTFGPSLITALVETWANPMKFNRFADKVLADGGDKDKLKAELFDTVKAFVEIKQNNPLAHFYPTREGYGRTDALGRIANTLFGDHLIESNMQVSEAPVSYPFLWNIWKFNWVQYNGSVAQPLARNVGEALGVGAVIPLTTPEGEPLPASEQFRSSVLIADIEKIEHTLQTLQEPEWPEALFGAIDHDLAAQGEALFENHCVECHGPHVSSKPRQMAEAPLKTNVEDQWLIEVIDLDHIGTDPTAARGFIDKTYDLTPAGITRDTIKRELNPLLQRQLARDMLARLQALAESEKLSEDARAAFTTLAAGFPVPDTLADNGFQPSPAPAIKAVLDQFELKPSYKLSAAKSPYKQLSCSTQCQINALWWDLNFAQQNIEQTLASIDPAAITEGLGLNVIGLLIKNRYYQDNNLSYEQIMCLEGFGTLDLPQQLPGYKPRPLAGVWASPPFLHNGSVPNIYEMLVPPAERTTKFFVGRRDYDPVKLGYEHEPLPDQENNGFWFDTSITGNHNTGHAFAATPEQWSAYKSNYKANPLPKGVIGPVFTHEQRMALIEYLKQHRDNPVGYQFQPSKSCLADYAS; from the coding sequence ATGAAAGGGATCATAAAACTCATCAAGTGGTTGCTCATTCTGGGCTTTGCAGCGGCGGCGCTGGTCGTCGGCGGCTTCGTCTTTTTTGTGGAGACCTCTAAAAGCCTGCAACCGCCGGAAGAAGTCACGCAAAAAACCGTGTACCTGAACCAGAACTGGACCCAGGCCGAACGCGATACCTACTACTACACACCGCAAGGCACCTCCGTGCCGCAGGGTGCAAACCTGACCGCGTTGCGGTACAACTGGTTTATCAATCTGGAAATGCCGCTGTCCGAACAGCGTTTTGCCGACCCGGCCAACATGCGCCGGTTCAAATTCATTGTGGACCCGGTCGCCAGCAGTGCCAACCCGGATCATCTGCCGGTAGGCTTTACCAAGCATTTCAATCAGGATCTGGGCGAAGACGTATTGGATATTTCCTGCGCCGCCTGTCACATGGGTGAACTGCACTACAAGAAAGACGGTATTAATTACGCTGTGCGAGTGGATGGTGGCCAGGCCATGCACGCCTTTACCGACCTCAACCGTGGCACCTTCGGTCCCAGTCTGATTACCGCACTGGTGGAAACCTGGGCCAACCCGATGAAATTCAATCGCTTTGCGGACAAGGTACTCGCAGATGGCGGCGACAAAGACAAACTCAAAGCCGAGTTGTTTGACACGGTAAAAGCGTTTGTGGAGATCAAACAAAATAACCCGCTGGCCCACTTTTACCCCACCCGGGAAGGCTATGGACGCACCGACGCGTTGGGGCGCATTGCCAACACCCTGTTCGGTGATCACCTGATCGAATCCAACATGCAGGTGTCAGAAGCCCCGGTGAGCTACCCCTTCCTGTGGAATATCTGGAAGTTCAACTGGGTGCAGTACAACGGCTCCGTAGCCCAGCCGTTGGCGCGCAATGTGGGCGAAGCATTGGGTGTTGGTGCGGTCATTCCGCTCACTACGCCCGAAGGCGAGCCGTTACCGGCAAGCGAACAGTTCCGCAGCTCGGTACTGATCGCCGACATTGAAAAAATCGAGCACACACTGCAGACCCTGCAGGAGCCCGAGTGGCCGGAAGCCCTGTTTGGCGCCATTGATCACGACCTGGCCGCACAGGGCGAAGCCCTGTTTGAAAACCATTGCGTGGAGTGCCACGGCCCGCACGTATCCAGCAAACCCCGGCAGATGGCCGAGGCGCCATTGAAAACCAACGTGGAAGATCAGTGGCTGATTGAAGTGATCGATCTGGACCATATCGGCACCGACCCCACCGCCGCGCGCGGGTTCATCGACAAAACCTACGACCTGACCCCGGCCGGGATCACCCGCGACACCATCAAACGCGAACTGAATCCGCTGCTGCAACGCCAACTGGCGCGCGACATGCTGGCACGTCTGCAGGCGTTGGCCGAAAGCGAAAAACTGAGTGAAGACGCGCGCGCGGCCTTCACCACACTGGCCGCCGGCTTCCCGGTACCCGATACCCTCGCCGACAACGGTTTCCAACCGTCGCCTGCGCCGGCCATCAAAGCGGTACTGGATCAGTTTGAGCTCAAGCCCTCTTACAAACTGAGCGCAGCGAAATCACCCTACAAGCAATTGAGCTGCAGCACCCAGTGCCAGATTAATGCCCTGTGGTGGGATCTCAATTTCGCCCAACAAAACATCGAACAAACGCTGGCCTCCATCGACCCGGCTGCGATCACCGAAGGTCTGGGCCTGAACGTAATTGGTTTGTTGATCAAAAACCGTTACTACCAGGACAACAACCTGAGCTACGAGCAGATCATGTGTCTGGAAGGCTTCGGCACGCTCGACCTGCCCCAGCAATTGCCGGGCTACAAACCCCGTCCCCTCGCCGGTGTGTGGGCCAGCCCACCCTTCCTGCACAACGGTTCCGTGCCCAACATTTATGAAATGCTGGTACCCCCGGCCGAGCGCACCACGAAATTTTTTGTAGGCCGCCGCGACTACGACCCGGTCAAACTCGGCTACGAACACGAACCATTGCCCGATCAGGAAAACAACGGCTTCTGGTTTGACACCAGCATCACTGGCAACCACAACACCGGCCACGCCTTTGCCGCCACGCCGGAACAATGGAGCGCGTACAAAAGCAACTACAAAGCCAACCCATTACCGAAGGGCGTGATCGGTCCTGTATTCACTCATGAACAACGCATGGCACTGATTGAGTACCTGAAACAACACCGCGACAACCCGGTGGGTTATCAGTTCCAACCATCAAAAAGCTGTTTGGCGGATTACGCTTCATGA